Within the Aeromicrobium sp. Root236 genome, the region CTGCCGGCATCGACCGCGAGGCCACCGGACGCACGATCACGATCGAGGAGCCGCTGCTCGCCCTCGCGCGCGCCGTCGAGGCGTCGGGCGTCGTCACGTACCCCAATCCCACGGGCGTACGTCGGCCGTAGGTCATACGGTGGGGCCATGGCCAAGGCATCGTCGCCCGCGGTGGAGATCGAGGTGGACGACAAGGTCGTGCGCGTCAGCAACCCCGATCGCGTCTACTTCCCCGAGCGCGGGTGGACCAAGCTCGACCTCGTCGACTACTACCTGGCGATCGGCGACGGCATCGTCAACGCGCTCTACGAGCGGCCGTGCATGCTGCACCGCTTCCCCAAGGGCCTGGCCGGCGACAAGGTGCACCAGAAGAAGCTGCCGTCGGGCGCCCCGCCCTGGATCACGACCGTCAGCGTGCACTTCCCCCGCTACAACCGGGACGTCCACGAGCTCTGCGTGACCGAGCTCGCGCACGTCATCTGGGCGGTGCAGATGTCGACCGTCGAGTTCCATCCGTGGAACAGCCGCAAGGCGGACGTAGAGAAGCCCGACGAGTGGCGCATCGACCTCGACCCGGGGCCGGAGTGCGACTTCGCGACCGTCAAGCGGGTCGCCCGCGTCGCCGAGGAGGTCCTCGACGAGCTCGGGGCGACGGGGTTCCCCAAGACCTCAGGCGGCAACGGCCTGCACATCTACGTACGCATCAAGGCCGAGCACGAGTTCAAGCAGGTACGCCGTGCGGCACTCGCGTTCGCGCGCGAGGTCGAGCGCCGGGCACCCGACGACGTGACGACGACGTGGTGGCGCAAGGACCGCGACCCGGCGCAGCTGTTCGTCGACTACAACCAGAACGCCCGCGACCACACGATCGCGGCGGCCTACTCGGTGCGCGGCTTCCCTGACGGCCGGGTGTCGACGCCGATCCGCTGGGACGAGGTCGACGACGTCGACCCGCACGACTTCACGATCGCGACGGTGCCGGCCCGCTTCGCCGAGCTCGGCGACCTCCATGCCGGCATCGACCAGGCGGTCTTCGACATCGCGCCGCTGCTGGAGTGGGCCGACCGGGACGAGCGCGAAGGCGCTGAGCCGCCGGCCGACCCGGAGGACTGAGGTCAGGCGACCTCGACGTCCAGGACGACGTCCACGTTGCCGCGGGTCGCGTTGGAGTAGGGGCACCACTCGTGGGCGACGGCGACCGCCTTCTCGGCGTCCTCCTGCGAGACACCGGACATCTCGACACGCAGCGTCACGGCGAGGCCGAACCCGCCCAGGCCGTTGGGGCCGATGCCGACCTCGGCGGTGACGGCCGAGTCCGTCACGTCGACGCCGTGCTGCGACTTGCTCGCCTTGAGCGCCGAGTGGAAGCACGCCGCGTAGCCGGCAGCGAACAGCTGCTCGGGGTTGGTCGCGCCGCCGGCGCCACCCATCTCGACCGGGATGCGGACGTCGGTGTCGACGAGGCCGTCGGTCGAGCGTACGTGGCCGTTGCGGCCGTCTCCGCTCGACGTGGCGACGGCGGTGTAGAGGATCTGCTCGGGCATGTGGATCTCCTTGGATTGAGGTAGACTAACTAGTACGTCTACATGAATCAAAGCACGACCGTGGGACGATGGCAACCCGAAGGAGCGAGACGATGCCGACCACCACCGCGCCCGTACGTGAGCGCATCCTGGACGCCGCGACGCGTCGCTACTACGCCGAGGGCATCCGGGCGGTCAGCGCCGACCGGCTCATCGCCGAGGCCGGCGTCTCCAAGGTCACGTTCTACCGCCACTTCCCCACCAAGGACGACCTGATCGCGGCCTATCTGACGCAGCAGGTCGCCCACACCCAACAGCTCTTCACCGAGAAGCGTGCCGAGCTCGCGGGCGACGCGTGTGGCGTGCTGCGCTGGTACGCCGAGGGCGTCGGCGCGTTCGCCAGCTCGCCCGGCTTCCGCGGCTGCCCGTTCATCAACGCCGCTGCCGAGCTGTCGTCGCCGGACCACCCGGGTCACCGGATCGTGGCGGACAACCGCACCTGGCTCGTCACGCAGTTCGCCGAGCTGCTCGGCGAGCTCGGGGTCGACGAGGTCGAGACCAAGGCCGAGCAGCTCATGATGCTCCGCGACGGCGCTCTCGTCGCCGGCTACGTCGGCCGTACACCCGAGGCGGTCGCCGCCACGTTGACCGCCGCCGGCCGCGCGGTCATCGGCTGCTGACTCAGCCCTGCACGCGGTGCCGCAGGTAGACGACACCGGTGTCGAACCTGCGCTCCTCCAGCAGCTCCAGCCGCGCGCGGGTCTCGCGCGAGAACGCGGGCTTGCCGTCACCGACGACCACCGGGTGGACGAACAGGTGGCACTCGTCCACGAGGCCTGCGCTGAATGCGTGAGCAGCCAGGGCGGCCCCGCCGATCGTCAGGTCGCCGGTCGCCGACGCCTTCAGGTCGCGCACGATTGCGGGTTCGAAGCGCCGCTCCATCCGGGTGTCGGCCGTCGCGACCTCGTCCAGCGTCGTGGAGTAGACGACCTTGCTGCCGCGCTGCCACACGTTCGCGAACTCGGCCAGGAGGTCGGACTGGGCGGCCAGGGCGGGATCGGTCTCCCACACGGCCATCGACTCGTACAGCCGCCGGCCGTACAGCCAGGTGTCGACCGGGCGCACGAGATCCGTGATGAAGCTGAACAGCTCGTCGGAGGGATCCGACCAGTCGAACGCGCCGTCCGCATCCTCGATGTAGCCGTCGACGGAGACGTTCGTGATGTAGCTCAGCCGCGCCATGCTCACACGCCCTGTGCGGCCAGCAGCGCCTCGGCGGCGGCGCGAGCAGCCGGAGAAGCGCCACCACGTACGACGCTGTAGGCGCCTGCACCGTCGAACACCATCGTCAGCTGGACGCCGAGCGACTCCGGGTCGGTCGCACCCCCCAGGCGGGCCTGCTCCTCGAAGAATGCCGTGAGCTGGAGCTTGTAGCCCATCGCGGCGACACTCGCCGGGTGCTCCCGGTCCTTGAGCTCGGTGGCCACGCTGACGAACGGGCAGCCCAGGAACTCCGGCGACTTTGCCTGCGCGGCGAGCGAGTCGAAGACCGCCAGGATCCGCTCGCGCGGTGGGGCACCAGGCGCCGTGTCGAGCCCCGCCATGACCTCGGGCGCGCGGTGCTCGAGCATCGCGACGAGCACCTCGTCCTTGCTGCCGAAGTGCTGGTACATCGACCGCTTCGATACCTGGGCGACCTCGCACAGCCTGTCGACGCCGATGTGGACGCCCTCGGCGTAGAACAGCTCCTCTGCAGCAGCCAGCAGCCGCTCGCGGGGCTTGGCCTTGGTGGTCGTCGTCACCCCTACAGAATAGGCGCCTGGTTGCCAGAAGTAAACAGATCTGTGTACATTGCAGAAGTACACCAATCTGTTTACTTCTCTCCCTAGGAATCATCATGACCTCACTCGCCGACCAGACCGTCCTTGTCACCGGAGCCAACCGCGGCATGGGCAAGGAGTACGTCCGCCAGCTGCTCGAGCGCGGTGCCAAGAAGGTCTACGCCAGCGCCCGCGACGCCTCGACGATCGACACGACTGACCCGCGGGTCGTCGCGCTCCAGCTCGACGTGACCGACGCGACTTCCGTCGACGCCGCGGTCGCCGCGACCCCCGACGTGACCGTCCTGATCAACAACGCCGGCACGGTCGGCGGCGGACCGCTGCTGACCGGCGACCAGACCGTGCTCCGCCAGGAGTTCGAGACCAACTACTTCGGCCCGCTCCGCCTCGCGTCCCTCCTGGCTGACCGCATCGCCGACAACGGCAACGGCGTCATCCTCAACGTGCACTCGGCGCTCTCGTGGGTGTCGTTCGGTGGCACGTACGAGCCGACCAAGGCAGCCCTCTGGAGCGCGACGAACGGCCTGCGCCTCGCGCTCGCCCCTCGTGGCGTCCAGGTCGTCGGGCTCCACGTCGGCTACGTCGACACCGACATGGTCGCCGGCGTCGATGCGCCGAAGTCCGATCCTGCAGACGTCGTGAAGTCCGCTCTCGACGGCATCGAGGCCGGCGCCTTCGAGGTGCTCGCCGACGACGTCAGCCACCAGGCCAAGGCCGCGCTCGGCATGCCGATCGAGGCGGTCTACCCCCAGGTCGCCTGATCCGCGGCGCTTGACTTCGAGTGCACTCGAAGGGGGACACTGCGGCCATGAGCCTCACGATCGCCGAGACCGTCGTCCGTACGGGCCTCACGGCCCACACGCTGCGCTACTACGAGCGTGACGGTCTGATGCTCGCGGTCGAACGCTCGGCGAACGGCCATCGGCGCTACTCGGAGCGCGACCTCGAGTGGATCGAGACGATCAGTCGGCTCCGTGCCACGGGCATGCCGATCCGCGACGTACGCCGGTACGCCGAGCTGGTCCGCAGCGGCGGTGGCACGGAGGCCGAGCGGCTCGAGATCCTGCGGCGCCACCGTGAGCGGGTGCACCGGCAGCTGGTCGAGCTGGCCGACCACCTCGACTCCGTCGACACCAAGATCGCGTTCTACAGCGGCGAGCGCGCCACCTGCGGATGACGGTGCGGCTCAGCCCGCGGCGTCCAGGCGCTGCCGTTGGTCCGCGGTGAGCTCGAGGTCGATCGCCGCCATGCTCTCCTCGAGCTGGGCGACCGACGAGGCGCCGACGAGCGGGATGATCGGCAGCTCACCGCCCATCAGCCAGGCCAGCACGACCTGGTTGGCGGTGGCACCGGTCTCCCGCACGACGTCGTCGAGCGCGGCCCGCCGGGCACGGGTGCCGGCGTGGTCGTACAGCTCCCCCATCGGCTGGTCCGGACGTACGTACGCGCCCGCGAGCAGCGGGGAGTACGCGACGAGCGCCAGCCCGGGCTCGGCGCGCAGATAGCTCAGCAGGTGCCCGTCGGTCACCCCGAGCGTGCCATCGGGTGACCGCATGCCGGCCTGGTCGGTCCGCGCCCGGAAGTACGTGTGGTGGTGCTGCAGCACGTCACACCCCGGTAGCCCGGCCGCAGCGGCGATCGCCCGGGCCCGCTCGATCTGCCACGCCCAGTGGTTGCTGAGGCCCAGCAGGCCGACCAGGCCGTCGGTCACCAGCGCGGCGAACGCCTCGACCTGGTGGTCGAGCGGCACCGCGTCGTCGAAGATGTGGGCGTAGTAGAGGTCGATGCGCCCGAGGTTCTCGAGGCTGCGCTCGGCCGACTCGCGAATCACCCCCGGCGCCAGCCCTTCGACCTCGCGCGCCATCGTCGGCGACGGACGGGTGGGGCGTCCGCCGACCTTCGTGGCGATCGTGACCTGATCGCCGATGCCACGGCTCCGGAGCCACGCGCCCAGCAGGCGTTCGCTCTCGCCGCCCTGCGTGCCGTTGACCCAGTACGCGTAGTTGTTCGCCGTGTCGATGAACGTCCCGCCGAGCTCGACGTAGCGATCGAGGATCGCGTACGAGGTGGACTCGTCGGTCGAGGTGCCCATCCGCATGGCGCCGAGGGCGATGGGACTGACGTGACGGCTACGGGTCGGGTCGGTGCCGAGCTGGATCGGTCGCATGACCCCAGTCAAGGACTTCGAGCGCGCTCGAGGTCAAGGCGCGGTCAGCCGCCGGCCTGCAGCCGGAGCCCGGCCAGCAGCAGGTCGAGCCCCGCGCGGAACTGTTCGGCGTCGTCGTGGTGCGCGAACTCGTCCGCGATCCGGTGGACGTACGGGAACTCGTCCGGGTCGAGTGCCCGCCACATGTCGGCGAACAGGGCGAGGTACTCCTCGCGGCCGACGCTGCCGTCGAGGATCTCCTGCGGCGGCTCCTGCCCCAGGTCGGCCGCAGCTCCTACAGTGAACCCGACGACCGCCGAGACGGCGTGGAAGCTCTGGCGTGGCGTGAGCTCGAGCCGCAGCGCCTGCTGGCCCAGCAGGTCGTACAGGCGCAGCGTGTTGGGCTGGAGCAGGGAGTTGCGCATGAAGTAGGCGCCGAGCCACGGCCGGGCGGCAATCGCGTCGAACATCATGACGGCGATGGTCCGCAGGTCCTCGATGGGGTCGTCGCCCTTGGGCTGTGCCTGGACGTCGGCGAGGAGCTGGCCGACGACGTGGTCCGTCGCGCGGTCGAGGAGCTCGTCCCGGCTGGCGACGTACCAGTAGATGCTGCCGACGCCACCGCCCAGCCGGGCGGCGAGCGCGCGGAACGTCAGCGCGCCGTCGCCTGCCTCGTCGAGCAGGGCGACGGCCTCGGTCAGGACGGCCTCCATCGAGTGCGAGGCCCGCTGCCGGCCGCCGGGCCGGCGGGGTCTCGGGGGCTGTCGCGAAGGTGCCATGACTCCCATCCAACCAGATGTTGTGGATTATCGAACGTTGTTCTATTCTATGGAACGTTGTTCGATAGTCGAACAGCGTTCGATAGGAGGTGTCACCATGACCCCCACCACGACTTCGGCCCCGCCGCGCACGTACACGTCGCTGCGCGCGGCCTGGATCCCGCTCTCGGCCCTCTGCCTCGCGTTCTTCGTCGAGATGGTCGACAACACGCTGCTGACGATCGCCCTGCCGACCATCGGCCGCGACCTCGGCAGCGGCACCACGGCCCTGCAATGGGTCACCGGCGCGTACTCGCTGACCTTCGGTGGGTTGCTGCTGACCGCCGGCGCCGCGGCCGACCGACTCGGTCGCCGGCGCGTCCTGCTGGTCGGACTGGCCGCGTTCGGGCTGATCAGCCTGTGCGTCGTCGCCGTCAGCACCGCCGGCGAGCTCATCGGCCTGCGCGCCGCGCTCGGTGTCACTGCTGCCGCCATGGCGCCCATCACGAACTCGCTGGTCTTCCGGCTCTTCGACGAGGAGGCACTGCGCATGCGTGCGATGACCGTGATGATCATCGTCGGCCTGTCCGGGTTCATCCTCGGGCCGTTGCTCGGCGGCACCGCCCTGGCGCACGTGCGCTGGGAGTGGCTGCTCGTCGTCAACGCTCCGATCGCGCTGATCGCGTTCATCGGCGTCCACCGCGGAGTCCCGGCGGATCGTCCGGAGGACCTGACCGACGATGCGCTCGACCTGCCCGGCGCCGTCCTCAGCATCGCCGCGATCGGCCTCGCCTGCTTCTCGCTGACCAGCGGCGTCGAGCACGGCTGGCTGTCGGGGATCACCCTCGGCTCGATCGCCGGCGCCGTCGCCGCGGGCATCGCGTTCGTCCGGCACGAGCGCCGCACCGCATCACCCATGCTCGACCTCGGCCTGTTCGCCAACGGCACCGTCCGCGGCGCCGCGATCGCGCAGGTCGGCACGTCGATCGCGATGGCCAGCGTGATGTTCGGCCTGATCCTGCACTTCCAGTACGCGTACGGGTGGAGCCCGGTGCGAGCCGGCCTGGCCAACCTGCCGCTGATCGTCACGATGATCGTCGCGACGCCGGTGTCCGAGTGGCTCGCCCGTCGGTTCGGTCACCGCATCGCCTGCCTCGTCGGCGCCGGACTGCTGGCAGGTGCGTTGGGTGGGCTCGCCTGGGGCGTCAGCCACGGCTACCTCGCCATCGCCGTCTCGATGGTCGTCATGACCGTCGGCCTGCGCACCGTCATGACGATCTGCGCCGTCGCGCTGGTCAGCGCGATGCCGGAGAACCGCACGTCGATCGGCACGGCACTGAACGACACCGCTCAGGAGGTCGGCACGAGCGTCGGCACCGCCGTGGTCGGCACGCTGATCGCGGTGCTCGTCACATCACAGCTGCCGGCCGGCACCTGGAGCAACGACCTCGTCGCGTCGTTCTTCCACGGCGAACGCATCACGTACGCGGTGCTGGCCGTCGTCGTCGGCCTGATCGGGGCGCTCGGTGCGCTCACGCTGAGCAACTCGCGGGTCGTCGACGAGCACTGATCAGCGACGCAGCAAGTAGGCGTCCATGACCCAGCCCGCGTCAGCCTTCGTGGCGGCGCGGGCTGCGTCGACCTCGGCGGCGACCTCGACGACACGGCCGGAGACGAGTCGCTCGTGCGCGGTGCCGAGGTTGGCGCCCCACCAGATGTG harbors:
- a CDS encoding SDR family oxidoreductase, whose product is MTSLADQTVLVTGANRGMGKEYVRQLLERGAKKVYASARDASTIDTTDPRVVALQLDVTDATSVDAAVAATPDVTVLINNAGTVGGGPLLTGDQTVLRQEFETNYFGPLRLASLLADRIADNGNGVILNVHSALSWVSFGGTYEPTKAALWSATNGLRLALAPRGVQVVGLHVGYVDTDMVAGVDAPKSDPADVVKSALDGIEAGAFEVLADDVSHQAKAALGMPIEAVYPQVA
- a CDS encoding organic hydroperoxide resistance protein is translated as MPEQILYTAVATSSGDGRNGHVRSTDGLVDTDVRIPVEMGGAGGATNPEQLFAAGYAACFHSALKASKSQHGVDVTDSAVTAEVGIGPNGLGGFGLAVTLRVEMSGVSQEDAEKAVAVAHEWCPYSNATRGNVDVVLDVEVA
- the ligD gene encoding non-homologous end-joining DNA ligase; the encoded protein is MAKASSPAVEIEVDDKVVRVSNPDRVYFPERGWTKLDLVDYYLAIGDGIVNALYERPCMLHRFPKGLAGDKVHQKKLPSGAPPWITTVSVHFPRYNRDVHELCVTELAHVIWAVQMSTVEFHPWNSRKADVEKPDEWRIDLDPGPECDFATVKRVARVAEEVLDELGATGFPKTSGGNGLHIYVRIKAEHEFKQVRRAALAFAREVERRAPDDVTTTWWRKDRDPAQLFVDYNQNARDHTIAAAYSVRGFPDGRVSTPIRWDEVDDVDPHDFTIATVPARFAELGDLHAGIDQAVFDIAPLLEWADRDEREGAEPPADPED
- a CDS encoding TetR/AcrR family transcriptional regulator produces the protein MAPSRQPPRPRRPGGRQRASHSMEAVLTEAVALLDEAGDGALTFRALAARLGGGVGSIYWYVASRDELLDRATDHVVGQLLADVQAQPKGDDPIEDLRTIAVMMFDAIAARPWLGAYFMRNSLLQPNTLRLYDLLGQQALRLELTPRQSFHAVSAVVGFTVGAAADLGQEPPQEILDGSVGREEYLALFADMWRALDPDEFPYVHRIADEFAHHDDAEQFRAGLDLLLAGLRLQAGG
- a CDS encoding MFS transporter; translated protein: MTPTTTSAPPRTYTSLRAAWIPLSALCLAFFVEMVDNTLLTIALPTIGRDLGSGTTALQWVTGAYSLTFGGLLLTAGAAADRLGRRRVLLVGLAAFGLISLCVVAVSTAGELIGLRAALGVTAAAMAPITNSLVFRLFDEEALRMRAMTVMIIVGLSGFILGPLLGGTALAHVRWEWLLVVNAPIALIAFIGVHRGVPADRPEDLTDDALDLPGAVLSIAAIGLACFSLTSGVEHGWLSGITLGSIAGAVAAGIAFVRHERRTASPMLDLGLFANGTVRGAAIAQVGTSIAMASVMFGLILHFQYAYGWSPVRAGLANLPLIVTMIVATPVSEWLARRFGHRIACLVGAGLLAGALGGLAWGVSHGYLAIAVSMVVMTVGLRTVMTICAVALVSAMPENRTSIGTALNDTAQEVGTSVGTAVVGTLIAVLVTSQLPAGTWSNDLVASFFHGERITYAVLAVVVGLIGALGALTLSNSRVVDEH
- a CDS encoding dihydrofolate reductase family protein encodes the protein MARLSYITNVSVDGYIEDADGAFDWSDPSDELFSFITDLVRPVDTWLYGRRLYESMAVWETDPALAAQSDLLAEFANVWQRGSKVVYSTTLDEVATADTRMERRFEPAIVRDLKASATGDLTIGGAALAAHAFSAGLVDECHLFVHPVVVGDGKPAFSRETRARLELLEERRFDTGVVYLRHRVQG
- a CDS encoding TetR/AcrR family transcriptional regulator; translation: MPTTTAPVRERILDAATRRYYAEGIRAVSADRLIAEAGVSKVTFYRHFPTKDDLIAAYLTQQVAHTQQLFTEKRAELAGDACGVLRWYAEGVGAFASSPGFRGCPFINAAAELSSPDHPGHRIVADNRTWLVTQFAELLGELGVDEVETKAEQLMMLRDGALVAGYVGRTPEAVAATLTAAGRAVIGC
- a CDS encoding MerR family transcriptional regulator; protein product: MSLTIAETVVRTGLTAHTLRYYERDGLMLAVERSANGHRRYSERDLEWIETISRLRATGMPIRDVRRYAELVRSGGGTEAERLEILRRHRERVHRQLVELADHLDSVDTKIAFYSGERATCG
- a CDS encoding aldo/keto reductase — encoded protein: MRPIQLGTDPTRSRHVSPIALGAMRMGTSTDESTSYAILDRYVELGGTFIDTANNYAYWVNGTQGGESERLLGAWLRSRGIGDQVTIATKVGGRPTRPSPTMAREVEGLAPGVIRESAERSLENLGRIDLYYAHIFDDAVPLDHQVEAFAALVTDGLVGLLGLSNHWAWQIERARAIAAAAGLPGCDVLQHHHTYFRARTDQAGMRSPDGTLGVTDGHLLSYLRAEPGLALVAYSPLLAGAYVRPDQPMGELYDHAGTRARRAALDDVVRETGATANQVVLAWLMGGELPIIPLVGASSVAQLEESMAAIDLELTADQRQRLDAAG
- a CDS encoding TetR/AcrR family transcriptional regulator, whose protein sequence is MTTTTKAKPRERLLAAAEELFYAEGVHIGVDRLCEVAQVSKRSMYQHFGSKDEVLVAMLEHRAPEVMAGLDTAPGAPPRERILAVFDSLAAQAKSPEFLGCPFVSVATELKDREHPASVAAMGYKLQLTAFFEEQARLGGATDPESLGVQLTMVFDGAGAYSVVRGGASPAARAAAEALLAAQGV